From a region of the Campylobacteraceae bacterium genome:
- a CDS encoding DNA polymerase III subunit delta codes for MYKNEFDNLLRQNKTFNAYMFYGQSSYMVEAYAQKIAETFGSDAEVEKVYFDDYNFKDVKNSLLQNSLFSSKNIIIIKREKKLLKKEVDELIAACKQNKDSTVIFACIGDVEFKTMANAFSKKLEKSQEAVVIRFFTPFVNEALKILLDYSKAKNMNIDNASLSHLYFMHKNDLSLCINDLNKLSILQESISTKVIDNHCFGISTISLEDFLHNLLDSKSIAKDLYYLLDEGINEVYLINQITAFVQQLFMICAYARTIGTPDAKEILGFSPPKNIWEKKSKLAIRIKPEQYLEMFDFLLNLELEFKSSKVKEPNLYLQASLRKFSVLFR; via the coding sequence TGGTAGAAGCATATGCGCAAAAAATTGCTGAAACTTTTGGCAGTGATGCTGAGGTAGAAAAAGTTTATTTCGATGATTATAATTTTAAAGATGTCAAAAATTCACTTCTACAAAATTCATTATTTTCTTCAAAAAATATAATTATTATCAAACGTGAAAAAAAACTTCTTAAAAAAGAAGTGGATGAATTAATCGCTGCTTGTAAACAAAACAAGGACTCTACTGTAATTTTTGCTTGTATTGGGGATGTTGAATTTAAAACAATGGCCAATGCTTTTTCTAAAAAACTTGAAAAATCACAAGAAGCGGTAGTTATTCGCTTTTTTACTCCTTTTGTAAATGAAGCCTTGAAAATTCTTCTTGATTATTCTAAAGCTAAAAATATGAATATTGATAATGCTTCTTTATCCCACTTATACTTTATGCATAAAAATGATTTGAGTTTATGTATTAATGATTTAAACAAACTAAGTATTTTACAAGAATCCATTTCTACTAAAGTGATAGATAATCACTGTTTTGGAATAAGTACTATTTCTTTAGAAGATTTTTTACACAATTTATTGGACAGTAAAAGTATTGCTAAAGATTTGTATTATTTATTAGATGAAGGTATCAATGAAGTTTATTTAATTAATCAAATAACTGCTTTTGTTCAACAGCTTTTTATGATTTGTGCTTATGCCAGAACGATAGGAACACCTGATGCAAAAGAAATTTTAGGTTTTTCACCTCCTAAAAACATTTGGGAGAAAAAAAGCAAACTTGCTATTAGAATCAAGCCAGAGCAGTACTTAGAGATGTTTGATTTTTTATTAAACCTGGAATTAGAGTTTAAATCTTCTAAAGTTAAAGAGCCAAATTTGTATTTACAAGCTTCTCTTAGAAAGTTTTCAGTTTTATTTCGCTAA
- a CDS encoding 30S ribosomal protein S6, with product MSRIRHYETMFIVKPTLSDEETVAQIELVKTNIEKNGGEIVACDDMGSRPLAYEIDKHKRGHYYIAYFKAPTEAILELERNYRINENIIRFIFIKYENNREMGAYNNMCEVALKKAAK from the coding sequence ATGTCAAGAATTAGACATTACGAAACTATGTTTATTGTGAAGCCTACACTTTCTGATGAAGAAACTGTAGCACAAATTGAGTTAGTGAAAACTAACATTGAGAAAAATGGTGGTGAGATTGTTGCTTGTGATGATATGGGTTCAAGACCTTTAGCATACGAAATAGACAAACATAAAAGAGGGCATTATTATATTGCATATTTTAAAGCACCTACTGAAGCTATTTTAGAGTTAGAAAGAAATTACAGAATCAATGAAAATATCATTCGTTTTATTTTCATTAAATATGAAAATAACAGAGAAATGGGTGCATATAATAATATGTGTGAAGTTGCTCTTAAAAAAGCTGCTAAATAA
- a CDS encoding single-stranded DNA-binding protein, translated as MYNKTIMVGRLTRDIELRYLPSGAAVAKSSIATSHSYKTQDGQKKEESCFLDFNIFGRTAEVANQYIRKGSKVLLEGRLVLEQWTAQDGSNRSKHSLRVDNMTMLDSKADSAALGEQGGNQGYNQAPQQQQQNQYNAPSQNNYGQQQSGGNSYAKPQAPEQRIPEINIDEDEIPF; from the coding sequence ATGTATAACAAAACAATTATGGTTGGAAGATTAACCAGAGATATTGAACTAAGATATTTGCCATCAGGGGCAGCAGTTGCTAAAAGCTCAATTGCTACTTCACACAGTTATAAAACTCAAGATGGACAAAAAAAAGAGGAATCTTGTTTCTTAGATTTTAATATTTTTGGTCGAACTGCTGAAGTTGCGAATCAATATATACGAAAAGGTTCAAAAGTTTTATTAGAAGGACGTTTGGTTCTTGAACAATGGACAGCACAAGATGGGTCTAATCGAAGTAAACACTCTTTACGAGTGGATAACATGACTATGTTAGATTCTAAAGCTGATTCAGCTGCATTAGGAGAGCAAGGTGGTAATCAAGGTTACAATCAAGCTCCTCAACAACAGCAACAAAATCAATACAATGCTCCTTCTCAAAATAATTATGGGCAACAACAAAGCGGTGGAAATTCTTATGCTAAGCCTCAAGCGCCAGAGCAAAGAATTCCAGAAATTAACATTGATGAAGATGAAATACCTTTTTAG
- the rpsR gene encoding 30S ribosomal protein S18 produces MAEKRKYGRKYCKYTEMKITFIDYKNTDLLKISMSERGKIMPRRLTGNSKNAQEMVETAIKRARHMALVPYIVNTQNVTEAAYSRY; encoded by the coding sequence ATGGCTGAAAAAAGAAAATACGGAAGAAAATATTGTAAATATACTGAGATGAAAATTACTTTCATTGATTATAAAAACACTGATTTATTAAAGATTTCAATGAGTGAAAGAGGTAAAATTATGCCTAGAAGACTTACTGGAAACTCTAAAAATGCACAAGAAATGGTTGAAACTGCAATCAAAAGAGCTAGACATATGGCACTTGTTCCATATATTGTTAACACTCAAAACGTTACAGAAGCTGCTTACTCTAGATACTAG
- the deoD gene encoding purine-nucleoside phosphorylase: MTPHIQANKDEFAKTVLMPGDPLRAKYIADTFLSDVKEVNTIRNMLMYTGNYNGKRVSVCGSGMGVPSIGIYSYELFKFYDVDTIIRIGSAGAYSEDLKLYDVVLVTEAYSDSDTFSKLVLNEASHLAYPSEKINEKLETSAQTLNITLHKTRTHSSDVFYSSRSLEDTIKDTGAKCVEMESTGLFVNAKATGKQAACLLSISDHLVTKEATSAKERQTTFNDMIKVALESL; this comes from the coding sequence ATGACACCACATATACAAGCAAATAAAGATGAGTTTGCAAAAACGGTTTTAATGCCTGGTGATCCATTAAGAGCAAAATATATAGCAGACACTTTTTTAAGTGATGTAAAAGAAGTTAATACAATAAGAAATATGTTGATGTATACAGGAAACTATAATGGAAAAAGAGTTTCTGTTTGTGGTTCTGGAATGGGAGTGCCCTCAATTGGTATTTATTCATACGAATTATTTAAATTTTATGATGTTGATACTATTATTCGAATCGGATCTGCTGGAGCTTATAGCGAAGATTTGAAGCTTTATGATGTTGTTTTAGTTACTGAAGCTTATAGTGATTCGGATACTTTTTCTAAATTAGTGCTTAATGAAGCAAGTCATTTAGCTTACCCAAGTGAAAAAATAAATGAAAAACTAGAAACAAGTGCCCAAACATTAAATATTACTTTGCATAAAACAAGAACACATTCATCTGATGTGTTTTATTCAAGCAGGTCTTTAGAAGATACTATTAAAGATACGGGTGCTAAATGTGTTGAGATGGAATCTACTGGATTATTTGTTAATGCAAAAGCTACAGGTAAACAAGCTGCTTGTTTATTAAGTATCTCAGATCATTTAGTTACAAAAGAAGCGACATCTGCAAAAGAGCGACAAACAACGTTTAATGATATGATTAAGGTTGCTTTAGAGTCTTTATAA
- a CDS encoding phosphopentomutase has product MKRVIWLVMDSFGIGNAKDANAFGDEGSDTFGHIANEFTLDIPNLTSLGLLKAYETNNNKTLKLKNTNKEVKHCFYGAAQELSIGKDTLSGHWEMAGVLIDFEMQFYPKTVPAFSAELMNEIIEKGNIKGMLANRHASGIEVIDTFALEHVKSNKPIFYTSADSVIQIAAHEESFGLDNLYALCEIVRKITNSHGIGRVIARPFTGNEKEGFKRTKNRKDYSLRPSGKSVLETAVLNNKEVIGIGKIYDIFCGHGISKKALAYGLEGLADETLKQMKNLKKDGIIYTNFVDFDMEWGHRRDTKGYASGLEYFDTRLKEIIEALEEEDLLIITADHGCDPTFKGTDHTRENVPVFGMLKSKNLQNIGIRSTFADMSTSIAQHLNIKATPLGKSFL; this is encoded by the coding sequence ATGAAACGTGTTATTTGGTTAGTAATGGACTCTTTTGGTATTGGAAATGCCAAGGATGCTAACGCTTTTGGAGATGAAGGATCGGATACATTTGGTCATATTGCAAATGAATTTACTTTAGATATTCCTAATTTAACCTCTTTGGGTTTATTAAAAGCCTACGAAACAAACAATAATAAAACACTTAAATTAAAAAATACCAACAAAGAAGTAAAACATTGTTTTTATGGAGCCGCACAAGAATTATCAATTGGAAAAGATACTTTATCGGGACATTGGGAAATGGCAGGGGTTCTAATTGATTTTGAAATGCAATTTTATCCAAAAACTGTTCCTGCTTTTTCTGCCGAACTTATGAATGAAATCATAGAGAAAGGTAATATTAAAGGCATGTTAGCAAACAGACATGCAAGTGGAATTGAAGTTATTGATACTTTTGCTCTTGAACATGTTAAAAGCAATAAACCTATCTTTTATACCAGTGCTGATTCTGTTATTCAAATAGCAGCCCACGAAGAAAGTTTTGGGTTAGATAATCTTTATGCCTTGTGTGAAATTGTAAGAAAAATTACCAATTCACATGGTATTGGAAGAGTAATTGCAAGGCCATTTACTGGAAATGAAAAAGAAGGTTTTAAAAGAACTAAAAACAGAAAAGATTATTCTTTAAGACCCAGTGGAAAATCGGTTCTTGAAACTGCTGTTCTTAATAATAAAGAAGTAATTGGCATTGGAAAAATATATGATATCTTTTGTGGGCATGGAATTTCTAAAAAAGCTTTAGCTTATGGTTTAGAAGGTTTGGCAGATGAAACACTAAAACAAATGAAAAACTTAAAAAAAGACGGTATTATTTATACTAATTTTGTTGATTTTGATATGGAATGGGGGCATAGACGAGATACAAAAGGATATGCTTCTGGTTTAGAGTATTTTGATACAAGACTTAAAGAAATAATTGAAGCCCTAGAAGAAGAAGATTTATTAATAATTACAGCCGATCATGGTTGTGATCCTACCTTTAAAGGAACAGACCATACAAGGGAAAATGTACCTGTATTTGGAATGTTAAAAAGCAAAAACCTTCAAAATATTGGTATTAGAAGTACTTTTGCAGATATGAGTACTAGTATTGCTCAACACTTAAATATTAAAGCCACTCCTTTAGGTAAATCTTTTTTATAA
- the deoC gene encoding deoxyribose-phosphate aldolase — MKNLSQYIDHTLLAPSATVSDIETLCQEAKEYNFFSVCINSSYVKEASIFLENSAVKVCTVVGFPLGACTKETKAYEAKTAIKNGAQEIDMVINIGFLKAKEYNKVKEDIALVQEACKGLTLKVIFETALITKDELKKVSLICKDLGVTFIKTSTGFSTRGASIEDIQIMKECVQDEVLIKASGGIRDYDKALAMIEAGASRLGVSAGIAIVNGSKDNGKEY, encoded by the coding sequence ATGAAAAATTTATCACAATACATTGACCATACATTACTCGCACCAAGCGCCACTGTATCGGATATAGAGACTTTGTGCCAAGAGGCAAAAGAATATAATTTTTTTAGTGTTTGCATCAATTCTTCTTATGTTAAAGAAGCTTCAATTTTTTTAGAAAATTCTGCTGTAAAAGTTTGTACTGTAGTTGGTTTTCCTCTAGGAGCTTGTACTAAAGAGACAAAAGCATATGAAGCAAAAACAGCCATCAAAAATGGTGCGCAAGAAATAGATATGGTAATTAATATTGGTTTTTTAAAAGCAAAAGAATATAATAAAGTAAAAGAAGATATTGCCCTGGTTCAAGAAGCTTGTAAAGGTCTTACTTTAAAAGTAATTTTTGAAACAGCATTAATCACAAAAGATGAATTAAAAAAAGTTTCATTAATATGTAAAGACTTAGGCGTTACTTTTATTAAAACCTCTACAGGTTTTTCAACAAGAGGCGCAAGTATTGAAGATATACAAATTATGAAAGAATGTGTTCAAGATGAAGTACTCATAAAAGCATCTGGGGGAATTAGAGATTATGACAAAGCCCTAGCAATGATTGAAGCTGGTGCATCAAGATTAGGTGTTAGTGCTGGAATTGCTATTGTAAATGGCTCAAAAGATAATGGGAAAGAGTATTAA
- the cdd gene encoding cytidine deaminase produces the protein MENKQLDTLIQKAILAYKNAYAPYSKFNVGSAILDENNNIHIGCNVENAAYPSGSCAEEQAIGNMIVNGGRLIKDIVVVGKSDLLVTPCGACRQRIREFCDKDTLIHICHSNKGHQKSFKLDELLSYSFGPENL, from the coding sequence ATGGAAAATAAACAATTAGACACACTTATTCAAAAAGCAATTCTTGCTTATAAAAATGCTTATGCACCTTATAGTAAGTTCAATGTTGGCTCTGCTATTCTTGATGAAAATAATAATATTCACATTGGTTGTAATGTAGAAAATGCTGCTTACCCCTCTGGCTCTTGTGCCGAGGAACAAGCCATTGGAAACATGATTGTTAATGGGGGAAGACTTATTAAAGATATAGTAGTTGTTGGAAAATCAGACTTGCTTGTTACACCTTGTGGGGCTTGTAGACAACGTATACGAGAGTTTTGTGATAAAGATACACTAATACATATTTGCCATAGTAACAAAGGGCACCAAAAAAGTTTTAAGTTAGATGAACTTCTAAGCTACTCATTTGGGCCAGAAAATCTTTAA
- a CDS encoding NupC/NupG family nucleoside CNT transporter, with product MIGILGIVFLLLVAFLFSKNRGAINKRTVIGAFALQLSIGAFVLLLPFGKGVLQVMSNGVNWVLSFANDGIVFVLGPLATFKLGFIFAVNVLAFVIFFAAFISVLYYLGIMQIFIKTIGGALQKLLGTSKTESMAAAANIFVGQTEAPLLVKPYLLKMTPSELFAVMVGGLASVAGAVLAGYAQMGVPMEYLIAASFMAAPGGLLFAKILVPETQIPHEPTDLDMKSKNVNILDAAAEGSSNGMTLAINIAAMLIAVIALIALLNGFLGLIGEGINSVLGTSLPVLSLTSIFGYLLAPVAWLIGVPWEEASIAGGILGQKVMINEFVAYGDLIRYFPANIAESGMVELSSKTIAILSFALCGFANIASIAILLGGLGALIPERRQEIAKFGLIAVLGGTLSNLMSASIAGIFIG from the coding sequence ATGATTGGAATATTAGGAATCGTATTTTTACTATTGGTTGCGTTTTTATTTTCAAAAAACAGAGGTGCAATTAATAAAAGAACAGTAATAGGTGCATTTGCTTTGCAACTATCAATTGGGGCATTTGTATTATTATTGCCCTTTGGAAAAGGTGTATTACAAGTAATGTCAAATGGGGTAAACTGGGTTTTATCTTTTGCAAATGACGGTATTGTATTTGTACTTGGACCCTTAGCTACATTTAAACTGGGCTTTATTTTTGCGGTTAATGTTTTGGCATTTGTAATCTTTTTTGCAGCTTTTATTTCTGTTTTGTATTATTTAGGAATTATGCAAATTTTTATCAAAACTATTGGTGGGGCTTTGCAAAAACTATTAGGTACATCAAAAACCGAATCTATGGCAGCTGCTGCAAATATTTTTGTAGGACAAACAGAAGCTCCCTTATTGGTTAAACCTTATTTACTTAAAATGACACCTTCTGAACTCTTTGCCGTAATGGTTGGGGGTCTTGCATCTGTAGCTGGGGCCGTTTTAGCTGGGTATGCACAAATGGGTGTTCCTATGGAGTACTTAATTGCAGCTTCTTTTATGGCAGCACCTGGTGGATTATTATTTGCTAAAATCTTAGTTCCTGAAACCCAAATACCTCATGAGCCAACAGATCTTGATATGAAATCAAAGAATGTAAATATTCTAGATGCAGCTGCTGAAGGTTCATCCAATGGTATGACTTTAGCTATTAATATTGCAGCTATGCTTATCGCTGTTATTGCTTTAATTGCATTATTGAATGGATTTTTAGGTTTAATTGGAGAAGGAATTAATTCTGTATTAGGAACAAGTCTTCCTGTTTTATCTTTAACATCTATTTTTGGTTATTTATTAGCACCTGTTGCTTGGTTGATTGGTGTTCCTTGGGAAGAAGCTTCAATAGCTGGTGGAATTTTAGGTCAAAAAGTTATGATTAATGAATTTGTTGCTTATGGGGATTTGATTCGGTATTTCCCTGCTAATATAGCAGAAAGTGGTATGGTTGAATTATCATCTAAAACAATTGCTATTTTAAGTTTTGCTTTATGTGGTTTTGCAAATATTGCTTCTATTGCTATTTTATTAGGTGGCCTTGGAGCTTTAATACCAGAAAGAAGACAAGAAATTGCTAAATTTGGACTTATTGCAGTATTGGGTGGAACACTATCTAACTTAATGAGTGCATCAATTGCAGGGATTTTTATAGGATAA
- the deoA gene encoding thymidine phosphorylase, whose protein sequence is MFIPQEFIKKKRDNLLLSKDEINEFIKGVSDGSVANEHISAFAMAVYFNGMNLDEKTNLTLAMKNSGNTLTWDLNGPIVDKHSTGGVGDVVSLMLGPLLAACGAYVPMISGRGLGHTGGTLDKLESIPNYNVLPKDSLFKNIVKDIGVAIIGQTSSLAPADKRIYSIRDVTATVESVPMISASILAKKLAEGLDTLVMDVKVGSGAFMPTYELSKELAQSISQIANKAGVKTVSILTDMNQCLAYNAGNALEVKEAVAYLKNTNKNPRLHEVTMVLCTHALINSKLAKDEKEARGKLEKVLSSGHALEIFAKMTHALGGPVDFCDNPDKYLQKANFVKAVYAPKAGIIAAIDTIALGMSVVGLGGGRIRSSDMIDHSVGLENVIALGEIVEKDSVLLIIHAKDENAYLEAKQRVLAAIKIGSVKPNVQEIYEIFS, encoded by the coding sequence ATGTTTATACCTCAAGAGTTTATTAAAAAGAAACGTGATAATTTGCTTTTGTCTAAAGATGAAATCAATGAATTTATTAAAGGTGTAAGCGATGGCAGTGTAGCAAATGAACATATAAGTGCTTTTGCTATGGCTGTTTATTTTAACGGCATGAATTTGGATGAGAAAACAAATCTGACTCTTGCTATGAAAAATTCTGGAAATACATTGACATGGGATTTAAATGGTCCCATTGTTGATAAACACTCAACAGGTGGAGTAGGTGATGTTGTATCACTAATGCTTGGCCCCTTACTTGCTGCTTGTGGCGCTTATGTTCCAATGATTTCAGGACGTGGACTTGGTCATACAGGTGGTACCTTAGATAAATTAGAAAGTATTCCCAATTATAATGTTCTTCCAAAAGATTCTTTATTTAAAAATATTGTAAAAGATATTGGTGTTGCTATTATTGGACAAACAAGCTCACTTGCGCCTGCGGATAAAAGAATTTATTCAATTAGAGATGTTACTGCTACGGTTGAAAGTGTACCCATGATTAGTGCATCTATTTTGGCAAAAAAACTTGCTGAAGGTTTAGATACACTTGTGATGGATGTAAAAGTTGGAAGTGGTGCATTTATGCCTACTTATGAGCTCTCAAAAGAACTTGCTCAAAGCATATCGCAAATTGCCAATAAGGCAGGGGTAAAAACCGTCTCAATTTTAACAGATATGAATCAGTGTTTGGCTTACAATGCAGGAAATGCCCTAGAAGTTAAAGAAGCTGTTGCTTATTTAAAAAATACGAATAAAAATCCCCGTTTGCATGAAGTTACTATGGTTCTATGTACACATGCTCTTATTAATTCAAAGCTTGCAAAAGATGAAAAAGAAGCGCGAGGTAAATTAGAAAAAGTTTTATCTTCAGGTCATGCTTTAGAAATCTTTGCAAAAATGACTCATGCTTTGGGTGGACCTGTTGATTTTTGTGATAATCCCGATAAATATTTACAAAAAGCCAATTTTGTTAAAGCGGTGTATGCGCCAAAAGCAGGAATAATTGCAGCAATTGATACTATAGCACTTGGAATGAGTGTTGTTGGTTTAGGTGGAGGAAGAATTCGTTCAAGTGATATGATTGATCACAGTGTAGGATTAGAAAATGTTATTGCTTTAGGAGAAATTGTGGAAAAAGATTCTGTACTTCTAATAATTCATGCAAAAGATGAAAATGCTTATCTTGAAGCGAAACAAAGAGTTTTAGCAGCTATTAAAATTGGAAGTGTAAAACCAAATGTCCAAGAGATATATGAGATATTCTCTTAA
- the nadN gene encoding NAD nucleotidase has product MKNMYSKIMLSLILGASVVSANNAEAFKLSVFHVNDIHSHISSERMKLKVDGVKTYMQIGGYARMVNQLKKLKAKKPNSLILNAGDTFQGTLFYSLFKGKADAKALNLISWDAYALGNHEFDDGDKALADFLDLLDDDITMLAANVVPDKGNILEGKWSPYVIKTVGKEKIGIIGIDIVGKTIKSSNPSDEIKFSDETKTAQKYINELKALGINKIIVLSHQGYKNDLKMAAALSGVDIIVGGDSHSLLGDFSNLGLKSTSNDYPTLVTSKDNKQVCVVQAWEYAHLLGDLDVVFDKAGDVLYCTGQPKILAGDVFKRKNKDGKKVEVSEDEKTKILKILTAASNIDIVEENKEALKIVKEYEDKVNEKKTIVIGSAGEEIGHSRIPGDTYDKRNTLPLGSDIAAIVAKSFYDLSKLADACIQNAGGVRTPIMKGDISMGDAYSLLPFSNTLFEIQMTGSEIKQVLEDAIANVKTGGSTGSFPYSYALKYDVDMSKDINNTVSNLEILNRKTQIWGELIKDKMYTIVTNSYTAGGKDGYTTFKTVQDKRGKGVDTYLDYALSFVKYVEHKKANNEEVMILPKDLHSIKSFKADTK; this is encoded by the coding sequence ATGAAAAATATGTATTCAAAGATAATGTTAAGTTTGATTTTAGGTGCCAGTGTTGTTAGTGCAAATAATGCTGAAGCCTTTAAACTCTCTGTATTTCACGTAAATGATATTCACTCACATATATCAAGTGAACGAATGAAATTAAAAGTAGATGGGGTTAAAACCTATATGCAAATTGGTGGATATGCAAGAATGGTAAACCAGTTAAAAAAATTAAAAGCTAAAAAACCAAACTCTTTAATATTAAATGCAGGAGATACTTTTCAAGGAACATTGTTTTATTCTTTGTTTAAAGGAAAAGCAGATGCAAAAGCTTTAAATTTAATTTCATGGGATGCTTATGCTTTAGGAAATCATGAATTTGATGATGGAGATAAAGCACTGGCTGATTTTCTTGATTTATTAGACGATGATATTACAATGCTTGCTGCTAATGTTGTTCCTGATAAAGGAAATATACTTGAAGGAAAATGGTCTCCTTATGTTATTAAAACAGTGGGAAAAGAAAAAATTGGAATTATTGGAATTGATATAGTTGGCAAAACAATTAAATCTTCTAACCCCAGTGATGAGATTAAATTTTCAGACGAAACAAAAACAGCTCAAAAATATATTAATGAATTAAAAGCCTTGGGTATTAATAAAATTATTGTTTTATCCCATCAAGGATACAAAAATGATTTAAAAATGGCAGCAGCTTTAAGTGGCGTTGATATTATAGTAGGGGGAGACTCTCATTCACTCTTAGGTGATTTTTCAAATCTTGGCTTAAAAAGCACTTCAAATGATTATCCTACTCTTGTTACGTCAAAAGATAATAAACAAGTGTGTGTGGTTCAAGCTTGGGAATATGCTCACTTATTAGGAGATTTAGATGTTGTATTTGATAAAGCTGGGGATGTTTTATATTGTACAGGACAGCCTAAAATTCTAGCGGGAGATGTTTTTAAAAGAAAAAACAAAGACGGTAAAAAAGTAGAAGTAAGTGAAGATGAAAAAACAAAAATCTTAAAGATTCTTACGGCCGCTTCAAACATTGATATTGTAGAAGAGAACAAAGAAGCCTTAAAAATTGTAAAAGAATATGAAGACAAGGTAAATGAGAAAAAAACTATTGTTATTGGTAGTGCTGGTGAAGAAATAGGTCATAGTAGAATTCCAGGGGATACGTATGATAAAAGAAATACTCTTCCTTTAGGAAGTGATATTGCAGCAATTGTTGCTAAATCTTTTTATGATTTAAGTAAATTAGCCGATGCTTGTATTCAAAATGCAGGAGGGGTAAGAACACCTATTATGAAAGGTGATATTTCTATGGGAGATGCATATTCTCTTTTACCTTTTTCAAATACTTTGTTTGAAATTCAAATGACAGGTAGTGAGATTAAACAAGTATTAGAGGATGCTATCGCAAATGTTAAAACAGGAGGATCAACGGGATCATTCCCATACTCTTATGCCTTAAAATATGATGTTGATATGAGTAAAGATATTAATAATACTGTTTCAAATTTAGAAATTCTTAATAGAAAAACTCAAATTTGGGGAGAATTAATAAAAGATAAAATGTATACCATTGTTACAAACTCATATACCGCAGGTGGAAAAGATGGATATACTACTTTTAAAACAGTACAAGATAAAAGAGGTAAGGGAGTAGATACTTATTTAGATTATGCCCTTAGTTTTGTAAAATATGTAGAACATAAAAAAGCCAATAATGAAGAAGTAATGATTTTACCAAAAGATTTACATTCTATTAAAAGCTTCAAAGCAGATACGAAATAG
- the add gene encoding adenosine deaminase, producing MKNTPLPLMDLHRHLDGNIRPKTIWQLAQKNNIKLPTSTLEDFIPYVQIQNQEADLMAFLKKLDWGVAVLSSLDDVKQIAYENVEDAFNAGLNYAELRFSPYYMAMNHNLDVQDVVEAIIDGIQVGLKDFKIKIKLIGILSRTFGVKKCQLELDALLAFKNNITAIDLAGDEYNFPGSLFVEHFKQVQEAGLHITVHAGEAGGVQSMYQAIDELKATRIGHGVACASDEALMDYMLEKNIAIESCITSNYQTGTIDSIKNHPIKTFLNKGLKVCLNTDDPAVEGIEIKHEFEIAQSIVGLDDKDILTLKQNAFDICFLSKDEKKDLLNSL from the coding sequence ATGAAAAATACCCCCCTTCCTTTAATGGATTTACACAGACACTTAGATGGAAATATTAGACCAAAAACAATTTGGCAACTGGCACAAAAAAACAATATTAAACTGCCCACAAGTACTTTAGAAGATTTTATACCTTATGTACAAATACAAAACCAAGAAGCTGATTTAATGGCATTTTTGAAAAAACTTGATTGGGGAGTTGCTGTTTTATCTTCGTTAGATGATGTAAAACAAATTGCTTATGAAAATGTGGAAGACGCGTTTAATGCAGGGTTAAACTATGCAGAACTAAGGTTCTCTCCTTATTATATGGCAATGAATCATAACTTGGATGTTCAAGATGTAGTGGAAGCGATTATTGATGGTATTCAAGTAGGTTTAAAAGATTTTAAAATTAAAATTAAACTTATTGGAATTTTGAGTCGTACTTTTGGAGTAAAGAAGTGTCAGCTTGAATTAGATGCACTTTTAGCTTTTAAGAATAATATCACTGCTATTGATTTAGCAGGGGATGAATATAATTTCCCTGGCTCTCTATTTGTAGAACATTTTAAACAAGTACAAGAGGCCGGTTTGCATATCACTGTTCATGCAGGAGAAGCTGGAGGTGTGCAAAGTATGTATCAAGCAATAGATGAGTTAAAAGCTACACGAATAGGTCATGGCGTAGCTTGTGCTAGTGATGAAGCTCTTATGGATTATATGTTAGAGAAAAATATAGCCATTGAATCCTGTATTACGTCAAATTATCAAACGGGAACTATTGATAGTATTAAAAACCATCCTATTAAAACATTTTTAAACAAAGGTTTAAAGGTATGTTTAAATACAGATGATCCAGCGGTTGAAGGTATAGAGATTAAACATGAATTTGAAATAGCACAAAGTATTGTTGGTTTAGATGACAAAGATATTCTTACTTTAAAACAAAATGCTTTTGATATTTGTTTTTTATCAAAAGATGAGAAAAAAGACTTATTAAACTCTTTATAA